From the Desulfocurvibacter africanus subsp. africanus DSM 2603 genome, one window contains:
- the acs gene encoding acetate--CoA ligase produces MDDTGALDVLLNEVRVFRPLPQTIIEANVNPQEVTGAYRLAQEDPLAYWEEAALELEWFRKWDQVLDSDNPPFYRWFPGGQCNIVHNALDRHIRTVNRNKLALIWEGEPGDSRKFTYFELYRAVNRFAGALRSLGVRKGDRVAVFMPLLPETLIAMLATAKIGAVHVCVFGGFSAKALSERICDSQARVVVTADGFYRNGKVINQKAIVDEALNSACADCVDTVVVVHRAGVDVDMVSARDIWYEDLVRSEAPETRTEVMEATDPLFLLHTSGTSGRAKGIVHTHGGYMVGVARTMNWIFDIKPTDIFWCTADAGWITGHSYVVYAPLLCGTTTLMYEGHPLYPQADRLWSIVARYGVTALYTTPTLIRMLMRYGSQFPRQHDISSLRMLGSVGEPLNPEAWVWFHRHIGRGECPLMDTWWQTETGMCMLSPLPVSVLKPGSVNKPLPGVEAEVVDRQGQPVPPGKGGFLVLTKPWPGMLQTLWNDPKGYAQAYWEKIPGVYVTGDVARKDEDGYFWIQGRADEVINIAGHNIGTAEIESALCVHKAVAEAAVVGVPDKIKGEVAKAFVVLSEGRELGEDLVRELKAMVRRELGPVVVLKSVAFVESLPRTKAGKILRRVLRAQELGVDPGDLSVLDEE; encoded by the coding sequence ATGGACGACACCGGCGCCCTGGACGTATTGCTGAACGAAGTACGGGTCTTCAGGCCCCTGCCTCAGACCATCATCGAGGCCAACGTGAACCCTCAAGAGGTAACCGGCGCCTACCGGCTGGCCCAAGAGGATCCACTTGCCTACTGGGAAGAGGCCGCCTTGGAGCTCGAATGGTTCCGCAAATGGGACCAAGTGCTCGACAGCGACAACCCGCCCTTTTACCGCTGGTTCCCCGGCGGTCAGTGCAATATCGTTCACAACGCCCTGGATAGGCATATCCGCACGGTGAACCGCAACAAGCTGGCCCTCATTTGGGAGGGCGAGCCGGGCGATAGCCGCAAGTTCACCTATTTCGAACTCTACCGGGCCGTGAACCGCTTCGCCGGCGCGCTGCGCTCCCTGGGCGTGCGCAAGGGCGACCGCGTGGCCGTGTTCATGCCGCTATTGCCCGAGACGCTCATCGCCATGCTGGCCACGGCCAAGATCGGGGCCGTACACGTGTGCGTGTTCGGCGGCTTCTCGGCCAAGGCCCTAAGCGAGCGCATCTGCGACAGCCAGGCCCGCGTGGTGGTCACGGCCGACGGTTTCTACCGCAACGGCAAGGTCATCAACCAGAAGGCCATCGTGGACGAGGCCCTGAACAGCGCCTGCGCCGACTGTGTGGACACGGTGGTCGTGGTGCATCGGGCCGGCGTGGACGTGGACATGGTCTCGGCGCGGGACATCTGGTACGAGGACCTGGTGCGCTCCGAAGCCCCGGAAACGCGCACTGAGGTCATGGAGGCCACGGACCCGCTGTTCCTTTTGCACACATCGGGCACCTCGGGCCGGGCCAAGGGCATCGTGCACACCCACGGCGGCTACATGGTCGGCGTGGCCCGCACCATGAACTGGATTTTCGACATCAAGCCCACGGACATCTTCTGGTGCACGGCCGACGCGGGCTGGATCACGGGCCACAGCTACGTGGTCTACGCGCCGCTGCTGTGCGGCACCACCACGCTCATGTACGAGGGGCACCCCCTGTACCCGCAGGCCGACCGCCTATGGTCGATTGTGGCCCGCTACGGCGTCACGGCGCTGTACACCACGCCCACGCTCATCCGCATGCTCATGCGCTACGGCAGCCAGTTCCCCAGGCAGCACGACATTTCGTCGCTGCGCATGCTTGGCAGCGTGGGCGAGCCACTGAATCCGGAAGCCTGGGTCTGGTTCCACCGGCATATCGGCCGCGGCGAGTGCCCGCTTATGGATACTTGGTGGCAGACCGAGACGGGCATGTGCATGCTCTCGCCCTTGCCCGTGTCCGTGCTCAAGCCCGGCTCGGTGAACAAGCCGCTGCCCGGCGTGGAGGCCGAAGTGGTCGACCGCCAGGGCCAGCCCGTGCCGCCCGGCAAAGGCGGCTTCCTGGTGCTGACCAAGCCGTGGCCCGGCATGCTCCAGACTTTGTGGAACGATCCCAAAGGCTACGCCCAGGCCTATTGGGAAAAGATTCCGGGCGTGTACGTCACGGGCGACGTGGCGCGCAAGGACGAGGACGGCTATTTCTGGATTCAGGGCCGGGCCGACGAGGTCATCAACATCGCCGGGCACAACATCGGCACGGCCGAGATCGAGTCGGCCCTCTGCGTACACAAGGCCGTGGCGGAAGCCGCGGTTGTGGGCGTGCCGGACAAGATCAAGGGCGAGGTCGCCAAAGCCTTTGTCGTCCTGTCCGAGGGTCGCGAACTGGGCGAGGACCTGGTGCGCGAACTCAAGGCCATGGTCCGGCGCGAGCTGGGACCCGTGGTGGTGCTCAAGTCGGTGGCTTTCGTGGAGTCCCTGCCGCGCACCAAGGCGGGCAAGATTCTGCGCCGCGTGCTGCGCGCCCAGGAACTGGGCGTGGATCCCGGCGATCTGTCCGTCTTGGACGAGGAATGA
- a CDS encoding FAD-dependent oxidoreductase, giving the protein MTKVGSVMVVGGGIAGIQTALDLADSGYYVYMVEKGPSIGGVMAQLDKTFPTNDCAMUIVSPKLVECGRHLNIELLTMSEVVGVSGDAGNFTVKVRQKPRYVEMDKCIACGLCAEKCPKKVSNEYNAGLDTRKAAYIEYGQAVPLKYVIDAENCIYLKSGKCRACEKFCPTGAINFEDKEKTIDLNVGAVIAAPGFKPYDPTSVDFFGHDRKNVPDCVTSLEYERLLSASGPCMGHLVRPSDHKEPQKIAWLQCVGSRNTSKCDNGFCSSVCCMYAIKQAMVTADHTAGELDQTIYYMDIRSHGKEFEKYYEDAKKKGIKFVRARPHTVMPGEGGKGVRIRYASEDGREIYEDYDLFVLSIGLEAPTSAEALSKTLGIKTDKYNFALTGSFAPVSASRPGIFVSGAFQGPKDIPQSVTEASSAAAMAAATLVEAKGTLTKAKTYPPEMSVAGQAPRIGVFVCSCGINIAGTVDVKKVMEYAKSLPNVAFVENNLFTCSADTQDLISAKIKEHKLNRVVVAACTPRTHEPLFQDTMASTGLNKYLFEMANIRNQNSWVHQNEPEKATQKAMDQVRMAVAKAQYLEPLDKISVNVIQKALVIGGGISGMTSALGLANQGYPVTLIEKGDQLGGNAWALSHTWKGEEIKPFVEGLIKQVEGHKNIKVYKKAQLKSATGSVGSFTSKIDAGGQELALNYGVAVVATGAKEYKPKEYLYGQDKRVLTHLDFEALLKSNPGAMKNAKNVAFIQCVGSRDDERPYCSRVCCSHSVEAALSIKKINPNAGVFVFNRDIRTYGHREDIYRESREKGVMYVRYEPEAKPKVYTEGSALFIEGYDPILQDSVKIPVDYVVLASAIVPHKDDSLSKLYKCSVGADGFLTEAHPKLKPVDLSVDGLFVAGLCHYPKPVDEAIGQAQAAVSRASTILSQATMTLDSIKSYRTDNCDGCALCVDVCPYLAISLEDYQKDGYTYRRIKTEQALCKGCGLCEATCPKQGVYVHGFTMDQIKAQVDAMLESV; this is encoded by the coding sequence ATGACCAAAGTAGGTTCCGTGATGGTCGTTGGCGGCGGTATCGCCGGCATCCAGACCGCCCTGGACCTCGCCGATTCGGGCTACTATGTCTACATGGTAGAAAAAGGCCCGAGCATCGGCGGAGTCATGGCGCAACTGGATAAGACCTTCCCGACCAATGACTGCGCGATGTGAATAGTCTCGCCAAAATTGGTCGAGTGCGGTCGGCACTTGAATATCGAGCTTTTGACCATGTCCGAGGTTGTTGGCGTATCCGGCGATGCCGGGAACTTCACTGTGAAGGTCCGGCAGAAGCCCCGCTACGTCGAGATGGACAAATGTATCGCCTGCGGCCTGTGCGCGGAAAAATGTCCCAAGAAAGTCTCCAACGAGTACAACGCGGGTCTCGACACCCGCAAGGCGGCTTACATCGAGTACGGCCAAGCCGTGCCCCTCAAGTACGTCATTGACGCCGAAAACTGCATCTACCTCAAGTCCGGAAAGTGTCGCGCCTGTGAAAAGTTCTGCCCCACAGGAGCGATCAACTTCGAGGACAAGGAAAAGACCATCGACCTGAACGTCGGCGCGGTCATCGCCGCTCCCGGCTTCAAGCCCTACGATCCCACCAGCGTGGACTTCTTCGGCCATGACCGCAAGAACGTCCCCGACTGTGTGACCAGCCTCGAATACGAGCGGCTTCTGTCCGCCAGCGGCCCGTGCATGGGCCACCTCGTGCGCCCCTCGGACCACAAGGAACCCCAGAAGATCGCCTGGCTGCAGTGCGTCGGCTCGCGCAACACGAGCAAGTGCGACAATGGCTTCTGTTCGAGCGTGTGCTGTATGTACGCCATCAAGCAGGCCATGGTCACCGCGGACCATACCGCCGGAGAGCTGGACCAGACCATCTACTACATGGACATCCGCTCCCACGGTAAGGAGTTCGAGAAGTACTACGAGGACGCCAAGAAAAAGGGCATCAAGTTCGTGCGCGCCCGGCCACACACGGTCATGCCCGGCGAAGGCGGCAAGGGCGTGCGCATCCGCTACGCCAGCGAGGACGGCAGGGAGATCTACGAAGACTACGACCTGTTCGTGCTGTCCATCGGCCTTGAGGCCCCCACGAGCGCCGAAGCGCTGTCCAAGACCCTGGGCATCAAGACCGACAAGTACAACTTCGCCCTGACCGGCAGCTTCGCGCCCGTGTCGGCCAGCAGGCCCGGCATCTTCGTGTCCGGCGCCTTCCAGGGCCCCAAGGACATCCCGCAGTCCGTGACCGAGGCCTCCAGCGCCGCCGCCATGGCCGCGGCAACCCTGGTCGAAGCCAAGGGCACGCTGACCAAGGCCAAGACCTACCCGCCCGAGATGAGCGTGGCCGGCCAGGCTCCGCGCATCGGCGTGTTCGTCTGCTCCTGCGGCATCAACATCGCAGGCACCGTGGACGTGAAGAAGGTCATGGAATACGCCAAGAGCTTGCCGAACGTGGCGTTCGTCGAGAACAACCTGTTCACCTGCTCGGCCGACACCCAGGACCTCATCAGCGCCAAGATCAAGGAACATAAGCTGAACCGCGTGGTGGTGGCCGCCTGCACACCCAGGACTCACGAGCCCCTGTTCCAGGACACCATGGCCAGCACGGGTCTCAACAAGTACCTGTTCGAGATGGCTAACATCCGCAACCAGAACAGCTGGGTGCACCAGAACGAGCCCGAAAAGGCCACTCAGAAGGCCATGGACCAGGTGCGCATGGCCGTGGCCAAGGCCCAGTACCTCGAGCCGCTGGACAAGATCAGCGTCAACGTCATCCAGAAGGCCCTGGTCATCGGCGGCGGCATCTCCGGCATGACCTCGGCGCTCGGCTTGGCCAACCAGGGCTATCCCGTGACCCTGATTGAGAAGGGCGACCAGCTCGGCGGCAACGCCTGGGCCCTGTCGCACACCTGGAAGGGCGAGGAGATCAAGCCCTTCGTCGAGGGCCTCATCAAGCAGGTCGAGGGCCACAAGAACATCAAGGTCTACAAGAAGGCTCAGCTCAAGAGCGCCACGGGCTCCGTGGGCAGCTTCACGAGCAAGATCGACGCCGGCGGCCAGGAGCTGGCCCTCAACTACGGCGTAGCCGTGGTGGCCACGGGCGCCAAAGAATACAAGCCCAAGGAGTACCTCTACGGCCAGGACAAGCGCGTTCTTACGCACCTGGACTTCGAGGCCCTGCTCAAGAGCAACCCCGGCGCGATGAAGAACGCGAAGAACGTGGCCTTCATCCAGTGTGTCGGCTCCCGCGACGACGAGCGGCCCTACTGCTCGCGCGTGTGCTGCTCGCACTCGGTCGAGGCGGCCCTGAGCATCAAGAAGATCAATCCGAACGCTGGCGTGTTCGTGTTCAACCGCGACATCCGCACCTACGGCCACCGCGAGGACATCTACCGCGAGTCCCGCGAGAAGGGCGTCATGTACGTGCGCTACGAGCCAGAGGCCAAGCCCAAGGTCTACACCGAAGGCAGCGCCCTGTTCATCGAGGGCTATGACCCGATCCTGCAGGACAGCGTCAAGATCCCGGTGGACTACGTGGTGCTCGCTTCTGCCATCGTGCCGCACAAGGACGACTCGCTGTCCAAGCTCTACAAGTGCTCGGTCGGCGCCGACGGCTTCCTCACCGAGGCCCATCCCAAGCTGAAGCCTGTTGACCTCTCGGTCGACGGCCTGTTCGTGGCCGGCCTGTGCCACTACCCGAAGCCTGTGGACGAGGCCATCGGCCAAGCCCAGGCAGCGGTCTCCAGGGCGAGCACCATTCTCTCCCAGGCGACCATGACGCTCGACTCCATCAAGAGCTATCGCACCGACAACTGCGACGGCTGCGCGCTCTGCGTCGACGTATGCCCCTATCTGGCCATCAGTCTCGAGGACTACCAGAAGGACGGGTACACCTACAGGCGCATCAAGACCGAGCAGGCCCTATGCAAGGGCTGCGGCCTGTGCGAGGCCACCTGCCCCAAGCAGGGCGTGTACGTGCACGGCTTCACCATGGACCAGATCAAGGCCCAGGTGGATGCCATGCTGGAAAGCGTATAG
- a CDS encoding methyl viologen-reducing hydrogenase, giving the protein MVKVAEEWLNSCSGCEIAILNIGDALVDLLPSLEFVHIPVLIDKKYYGQTGEGKHLEIPKAVVGIVSGGVKNSEHLEVLHKMRESCDILIALGTCATDGGLPALANMYTNDEIREFSYHDSPTTVDKGVRPNPDKFHIPHMLEHCTALDEHVKVDIKIPGCPPHPEWIAGAVLALLDGKTEFKLPERSVCDVCPTKRERKKSDTGVLKRMLETPEYDPEKPVSDMRCLLEQGFMCLGPVTRAGCGGMQARTPRCISARVPCRGCYGPVRESALPLIDYVSALASVGYDPAKMPDRRGFLARFSGGHGVLKKI; this is encoded by the coding sequence ATGGTCAAAGTAGCAGAGGAATGGTTGAATTCATGCTCGGGGTGCGAGATCGCCATCCTCAATATCGGGGATGCCCTGGTCGATCTGCTGCCTTCGCTTGAGTTCGTGCACATTCCCGTTCTTATCGACAAAAAGTATTACGGCCAGACCGGCGAGGGGAAGCATCTCGAAATCCCCAAGGCCGTTGTCGGCATCGTTTCCGGCGGCGTGAAGAACAGCGAGCACCTCGAGGTGCTCCATAAGATGCGCGAGTCCTGCGACATCCTTATCGCGCTGGGCACCTGCGCCACGGACGGCGGCCTGCCGGCCCTGGCCAACATGTACACCAACGACGAAATCCGCGAGTTCTCCTACCACGACTCTCCCACGACCGTGGACAAGGGCGTGCGGCCCAACCCGGACAAGTTCCATATCCCGCACATGCTCGAGCACTGCACGGCGCTGGACGAGCACGTCAAGGTGGACATCAAGATCCCCGGCTGCCCGCCGCATCCCGAGTGGATCGCCGGCGCGGTGTTGGCGCTGCTGGACGGCAAGACCGAGTTCAAGCTGCCCGAGCGCAGCGTGTGCGACGTCTGCCCCACCAAGCGCGAGCGCAAGAAATCCGATACCGGCGTCCTGAAGCGCATGCTGGAGACCCCGGAGTACGATCCGGAGAAGCCCGTGAGCGATATGCGCTGTTTGCTGGAGCAGGGCTTCATGTGCCTTGGTCCGGTGACCAGGGCCGGCTGCGGCGGCATGCAGGCGCGCACTCCGCGCTGCATCTCTGCCCGCGTGCCCTGTCGCGGCTGCTACGGCCCCGTGCGCGAGTCGGCCCTGCCGCTCATCGATTACGTGAGCGCCCTGGCCTCCGTCGGCTATGACCCGGCCAAGATGCCCGATCGTCGCGGCTTCCTGGCAAGGTTCTCCGGCGGCCACGGCGTGCTCAAGAAGATCTAG
- a CDS encoding (Fe-S)-binding protein, with protein MTLAPKPLPDAIKERLAKFDLNACFTCGTCSSGCPITGTPGMEGWDTRKALRMIAYGMIDEVVDSDWPWVCTGCGRCAYACPQGIDIVPIFGYMKHLRERSKVPGVLNKGVDRVIETGNNMGIAKDDYLMSMADVGNELAEEECPGFYVPVDKEGASVLFFPNSKEVYGDFEDQKWWWKIFYAAKENWTIPSENWEAVDWGLFTGNYEATKTLAQRKMDLNRKLKVGTMIMPDCGGGSYGCRSGMKSCALEDASNTVNYVYLYDYLKKLIEQGRVKLDKSRWEGKTFAFHDSCKHGRELEKHFGDAYYEEARWIIDQCVGKRVEFYPNRGNNYCCGAGGGNWPGPYEKHSAYHGRFKVQQIKDSGADIVVVGCSNCRDQISRRLPKYYPEDCKYEVKYIWQLVAESLVMEPWSEEEVEKAQAEAAAQWERLGVDLDAGY; from the coding sequence ATGACGTTAGCGCCTAAACCGCTGCCGGACGCAATCAAGGAGCGGCTGGCCAAGTTCGACTTGAACGCCTGCTTTACGTGCGGGACGTGCTCCAGCGGTTGCCCCATCACCGGTACGCCGGGAATGGAAGGCTGGGACACACGCAAGGCCTTGCGCATGATTGCCTACGGCATGATTGACGAGGTCGTCGATTCTGATTGGCCATGGGTCTGTACCGGCTGCGGCCGTTGCGCCTACGCCTGTCCACAGGGCATCGATATCGTGCCCATCTTCGGCTACATGAAGCACCTGCGCGAGCGCTCCAAAGTGCCCGGCGTGCTGAACAAGGGCGTGGATCGCGTCATTGAAACCGGCAACAACATGGGCATCGCCAAGGACGACTACCTGATGTCCATGGCCGATGTGGGCAACGAGTTGGCCGAGGAGGAATGCCCCGGCTTCTACGTGCCCGTGGACAAGGAAGGCGCGAGCGTCCTGTTCTTCCCCAACTCCAAGGAAGTCTACGGCGACTTCGAGGACCAGAAGTGGTGGTGGAAGATCTTCTACGCCGCCAAGGAAAACTGGACCATTCCCTCGGAAAACTGGGAAGCCGTCGACTGGGGTCTGTTCACCGGCAACTACGAGGCCACCAAGACCCTGGCACAGCGCAAGATGGACCTGAACCGCAAGCTCAAGGTCGGCACAATGATCATGCCCGACTGCGGCGGCGGATCATACGGCTGCCGTAGCGGCATGAAGTCCTGCGCCCTTGAGGACGCGAGCAACACCGTCAACTACGTCTATCTCTATGACTACCTGAAGAAACTCATCGAGCAAGGCCGCGTCAAGCTCGACAAGAGCCGCTGGGAAGGCAAGACCTTCGCTTTCCATGACTCCTGCAAGCATGGCCGCGAGCTGGAAAAGCATTTTGGGGATGCCTACTACGAAGAAGCCCGCTGGATCATCGACCAGTGCGTGGGCAAGCGGGTCGAGTTCTACCCCAACCGCGGCAACAACTACTGCTGCGGCGCCGGCGGCGGCAACTGGCCCGGCCCCTACGAGAAGCATTCCGCCTACCATGGCCGCTTCAAGGTCCAGCAGATCAAGGATTCCGGCGCGGATATCGTCGTGGTCGGCTGTTCCAACTGCCGCGACCAGATCTCGCGCAGACTGCCCAAGTACTACCCCGAGGATTGCAAGTACGAGGTCAAGTACATCTGGCAGCTCGTGGCCGAGTCCCTGGTCATGGAGCCCTGGAGCGAAGAAGAAGTCGAGAAGGCCCAGGCCGAGGCTGCCGCCCAGTGGGAGCGCCTTGGTGTGGATCTGGACGCTGGTTACTAG
- a CDS encoding LytR/AlgR family response regulator transcription factor produces the protein MNKLRALLLHGDPAVRSGLRDSLSHLDFMRILGEAITAYEAMELLEHIPYGVIFLGLELPGEVSGLELAQMLMGRKSRPALVFIASDESKAYKAFELEALDYLIWPAGRERLSRTVDRLRQLRSGFMQAPRPSLIPERDYGGGSEEESMVQVPMGEEDEDRFLSALRQAWDYSQRGKPPEIEKLAINQDGRMVLLPFDQIVFVEAYEDYSYVHTASQKYLTSYRLKNLEDRLKPYRFFRVHRKYLVNLDMVTEISSMPGSNFMLRTAGKTRIELPVSRRRIGELKQILGL, from the coding sequence ATGAACAAGCTCCGGGCGCTCCTTCTTCATGGAGATCCTGCGGTCAGAAGCGGCTTGCGGGACAGCTTAAGCCATTTGGATTTTATGCGAATTCTGGGAGAAGCCATTACCGCTTACGAGGCAATGGAACTTCTGGAGCATATTCCCTATGGCGTGATTTTTCTGGGCCTGGAATTGCCTGGCGAGGTAAGCGGTCTGGAGCTGGCTCAGATGCTCATGGGGCGCAAGTCCCGTCCCGCCTTGGTGTTCATCGCTTCGGACGAGTCGAAAGCCTATAAGGCTTTCGAGTTGGAGGCTCTGGACTATCTTATCTGGCCCGCGGGCCGCGAGCGTCTGTCTCGCACCGTGGACCGCCTGCGCCAGTTGCGTTCCGGGTTCATGCAGGCGCCTAGGCCGTCCCTGATCCCGGAGCGGGATTACGGCGGCGGGTCGGAAGAGGAGTCCATGGTGCAGGTGCCCATGGGCGAGGAAGACGAGGACCGCTTCCTGTCTGCCTTGCGCCAGGCCTGGGACTATTCCCAACGCGGCAAGCCGCCCGAAATCGAAAAGCTGGCCATCAATCAGGACGGCAGGATGGTGCTGCTGCCCTTTGATCAGATCGTGTTCGTGGAGGCCTACGAGGACTACTCCTACGTGCACACGGCCAGCCAGAAGTACCTGACCTCCTACAGGCTCAAGAACCTGGAGGACAGGCTCAAGCCGTACCGTTTCTTTCGCGTGCACCGGAAGTACCTGGTCAACCTGGATATGGTCACCGAGATATCCTCCATGCCCGGCTCCAACTTCATGTTGCGCACCGCGGGTAAGACGCGCATAGAGTTGCCCGTGAGCCGTCGGCGCATAGGGGAGCTCAAGCAGATATTGGGATTGTAG
- a CDS encoding hydrogenase iron-sulfur subunit — protein MADTYEPVIIGFLCNWCAYAGGDLAGVSRLQYPPNMRAIRVMCSGMVHPNLVVHALQKGADGVMVLGUHLGECHYLDGNHKALARAEGAKLVLADLGIDPERFMIEWCSSAEAPRFAELVTSFTDKIRKLGPNPLKAKQAVTA, from the coding sequence ATGGCTGACACTTACGAACCGGTCATCATCGGCTTCCTGTGCAACTGGTGCGCATATGCCGGCGGCGACCTCGCGGGCGTCTCGCGCCTGCAGTACCCGCCCAACATGCGCGCCATCCGGGTCATGTGCTCCGGCATGGTGCATCCGAACCTGGTGGTGCATGCGCTCCAAAAAGGCGCCGACGGCGTCATGGTGCTTGGCTGACACCTGGGTGAATGTCATTACCTGGATGGTAATCACAAGGCACTGGCTAGGGCTGAAGGCGCGAAACTCGTTCTCGCCGACCTGGGCATTGATCCCGAGCGTTTCATGATCGAATGGTGCTCCTCCGCCGAGGCGCCCCGGTTCGCTGAACTGGTGACCTCGTTCACGGACAAGATCAGGAAGCTCGGCCCCAATCCTCTGAAGGCCAAGCAAGCGGTAACCGCGTAA